One Desulfobulbus propionicus DSM 2032 DNA segment encodes these proteins:
- a CDS encoding histone deacetylase family protein, translating to MLKATSSLGVIFFPAFDWAISPTHPEREERLLYTQDQFREEGLFDIEGIDEYRPLYATDQDIMRAHFCFPSVEAVCTESHRISAGGAIQAARLVLEGETRRAFALVRPPGHHAMKVVHGNRGFCNINIEAVMVEWIREHYGRKRIAIVDTDCHHGDGTQDVYWHDPDVLFISLHQDGRTLYPGSGFPHENGGPRALGKTINIPLPPRTSDAGYLHAIENVVLPILADFKPDLVINSAGQDNHYSDPITNMQFSAQGYARLNELLKPDIAVLEGGYSIKGALPYVNLGICLAMAGCDYSAVREPDYNAAALREDPDTMEYIKNSCPHLLDGYFHPAEGDFDKQGAYFIRERKIYYDTDGILEKQREELKDCDHCRGLRLIKTSSSHLLPCLGVELPIDCCPACEREGYEAFEKSSTKDYLVTQLLDQKNKQFRYRSSGD from the coding sequence ATGCTGAAAGCCACCTCATCGCTCGGCGTCATCTTTTTCCCCGCCTTTGACTGGGCCATCTCCCCCACCCATCCCGAACGGGAGGAGCGCCTCCTCTACACCCAGGACCAGTTCCGTGAGGAAGGCCTCTTTGATATCGAGGGCATCGACGAATATCGTCCCCTCTATGCCACCGACCAGGACATCATGCGCGCCCACTTCTGCTTCCCCTCGGTGGAGGCGGTGTGTACCGAGTCGCACCGCATCTCCGCCGGCGGCGCCATTCAAGCCGCCCGCCTGGTGCTTGAGGGAGAAACGCGGCGCGCCTTTGCCCTGGTCCGTCCCCCCGGCCACCACGCCATGAAGGTGGTGCACGGCAACCGGGGGTTCTGCAACATCAACATCGAGGCAGTGATGGTCGAATGGATCCGCGAGCACTACGGCCGCAAACGAATCGCCATCGTCGACACCGACTGTCACCACGGTGATGGCACCCAGGACGTCTACTGGCACGATCCGGACGTGCTCTTCATTTCCCTGCATCAGGACGGCCGCACCCTCTATCCTGGCTCCGGTTTCCCCCACGAGAACGGCGGCCCGCGCGCCCTGGGCAAGACGATCAACATCCCCCTGCCGCCGCGCACCTCGGATGCCGGCTACCTCCATGCCATCGAAAACGTGGTCCTGCCGATCCTGGCCGATTTCAAGCCCGACTTGGTGATCAACTCCGCCGGCCAGGACAACCACTACTCGGATCCGATCACCAACATGCAGTTCTCGGCCCAGGGCTATGCCCGGCTCAACGAGCTGCTCAAGCCCGACATCGCCGTGCTCGAAGGCGGCTACTCGATCAAGGGTGCCCTGCCCTACGTCAACCTTGGCATCTGCCTGGCCATGGCCGGCTGTGACTACTCGGCAGTGCGCGAACCGGATTACAACGCGGCCGCCCTGCGGGAAGATCCGGACACCATGGAGTACATCAAAAACAGCTGTCCCCATCTGTTGGACGGCTATTTTCATCCGGCCGAAGGCGATTTCGATAAGCAGGGCGCGTACTTCATCCGTGAACGCAAAATCTATTACGACACAGACGGCATTCTCGAAAAACAGCGCGAGGAACTCAAAGACTGCGATCACTGCCGGGGCCTGCGGCTGATCAAGACCAGCTCCAGCCATCTGCTGCCCTGCCTGGGCGTGGAGCTGCCCATCGACTGCTGCCCGGCCTGCGAGCGCGAGGGGTACGAGGCCTTCGAGAAGAGCAGCACGAAGGACTATCTGGTGACCCAGCTGCTCGACCAGAAAAACAAGCAGTTCCGCTACCGATCCAGCGGGGACTGA
- the lepB gene encoding signal peptidase I, whose protein sequence is MADSLLRRFFLPKPNRFFLLRLSAVALATVLFFTQVLIPLRIEGYSMEPTYRNGTFNLCWRWRYLLSEPRHGDVVVIRFAGRRVMLLKRVVALAGDSVAFREGVLLINGQPVTEPYVRMRSNWNLEPRTVAAGKVYVVGDNRGVPIERHHFGQVDQERIMGGVLW, encoded by the coding sequence ATGGCTGACTCCCTGCTGCGCCGCTTTTTCCTGCCCAAGCCCAACCGGTTTTTTCTCCTCCGTCTGTCGGCGGTCGCCCTGGCGACCGTGCTCTTTTTTACCCAGGTGCTGATCCCCCTGCGGATCGAGGGTTACAGCATGGAACCCACCTACCGCAACGGGACCTTCAACCTCTGCTGGCGCTGGCGCTACCTGCTGAGCGAGCCCCGGCACGGTGATGTGGTGGTGATCCGCTTCGCCGGCCGTCGGGTGATGCTGCTCAAACGGGTGGTGGCCCTGGCCGGCGATTCCGTGGCCTTCCGTGAGGGCGTGCTGCTGATCAATGGCCAGCCGGTGACCGAACCCTACGTGCGCATGCGGTCGAACTGGAACCTGGAACCGCGCACCGTGGCAGCGGGCAAGGTCTACGTGGTGGGCGACAATCGCGGCGTGCCCATCGAGCGGCACCATTTTGGCCAAGTGGACCAGGAACGGATCATGGGAGGTGTGCTGTGGTGA
- a CDS encoding AEC family transporter, with product MILLNALFPVLALIVFGWIVKRFAITDTAFHRTSDQLVYFVFFPLMLFWKIGSAPLLFDGNWRYLPASALAVVTVCGLSLLIIRHWPVRAFQAGSFNQGCYRFNTYIGMAVVLNAFGGPGAQLYGVLIGLLIPLINLLCVPILIWYGGDGGRLGERLFITLKHLLANPLILACVGGIAYSRLVGFFPGPIDNTLKLMSQVTLPLALFSIGGSLTSRNLRDNMGLALAAAGCKLLALPLVGLFFLWLFGVTGLAWQVSMLFFALPTSTAIYILSSQLNSDTELASAVIVLSTLLSFASMALVLLVSG from the coding sequence ATGATCCTGCTCAACGCCCTTTTTCCGGTCCTGGCCCTGATCGTTTTCGGCTGGATTGTGAAACGCTTCGCCATAACCGACACTGCCTTTCATCGCACCTCGGACCAACTGGTCTATTTTGTCTTCTTTCCCCTGATGCTGTTCTGGAAGATCGGCTCGGCGCCGCTGCTGTTCGATGGCAACTGGCGCTACCTGCCGGCCTCGGCCCTGGCGGTGGTGACGGTATGCGGCCTCAGCCTGCTGATCATCCGCCACTGGCCGGTGCGCGCGTTCCAGGCCGGATCCTTCAATCAGGGCTGCTACCGCTTCAACACCTACATCGGCATGGCGGTCGTTCTCAACGCCTTTGGCGGGCCTGGAGCCCAGCTGTACGGCGTGCTCATCGGCCTGCTCATTCCGCTGATCAATCTGCTCTGTGTGCCGATTCTTATCTGGTATGGCGGTGATGGCGGCCGGCTCGGCGAACGTTTGTTCATCACCCTCAAACACCTGCTGGCCAATCCGCTGATCCTCGCCTGTGTCGGCGGCATTGCCTATTCCCGCCTGGTCGGATTTTTTCCCGGCCCGATCGACAACACCCTCAAGCTGATGTCCCAGGTGACCCTGCCGCTGGCCCTGTTCTCCATCGGCGGCAGCCTGACCAGCCGAAATCTTCGCGACAACATGGGACTGGCCCTGGCCGCTGCCGGATGCAAGCTCTTGGCACTGCCACTGGTGGGACTGTTTTTCCTGTGGCTGTTCGGCGTTACCGGCCTGGCGTGGCAGGTGAGCATGCTCTTTTTTGCCCTGCCCACCTCGACCGCGATCTATATTCTCTCCTCGCAGCTCAACTCCGACACCGAACTGGCCTCGGCGGTGATCGTCCTTTCGACCCTGCTTTCCTTTGCCTCCATGGCCCTGGTGCTGCTGGTCAGCGGTTGA